A window of Oryza glaberrima chromosome 2, OglaRS2, whole genome shotgun sequence genomic DNA:
TGCTACTTTTAGCTTGTGCATATTTTGATTTCTCGGACATGCTCTTAAATAAGACACGACGAACATAAAAGCAAACAATGATGGGAGGCTGCATCACTATCATGAAAAGGGCCAAACGCCAGGCAATGATCAGTCCCATGGTGTATCCAATAAGTATTGTTGAAATTGTTTCGATCATAAGAGCCATTTGGTCACCCACGAGAGACCTCACCTACAATAATAGGATAGCAGGTCACTTACTATTATGTTTTaatcatatacatacatatttttatatatgcacTTACTATGTTGGCGTCCTTAGCTAGCTGTGAGCATAAGGCGCCACTGGAGTTCTTGTCATGGTCAAACCACCCAATTTCGAAGGTGAGGATCTTTGCGAGCATCTGTTCTTTGATTCTCTTGGTGAGGTATTCCCCCATTGCACCAAAGTTATAATGCTGCCCAATATTTAGAAAAAATGACAGCACTGCAAGACCTAGGAAGATGAGTGCGTTGGTCCTTGTTTTGTCCTTGATTTCTGCATGATCTGTCAAGAAGTAGGCTGAGATCATGCTTCCCAAGGTGTATGAATACGTAGGTTGGATGCCTCCAAACAAAATTGCACTAAAACCCCCCATTAGTGATTGCTTCCATTCTGGTGCATTAAGCATAAGTAGCCTTCTGAAGGATGGCACTGGAAGCTTTTGCTTCTTAGTGTTGTCAGCATCTCTTGCATCACCCAATGACCTTGCGGAGCTTGACCTGCTAACTGTAGAGAACCTCCTGGTCATGATGTGGATATTGGACTGCTCTACAGCAGATGTACTACCTGTTACGCAAATTTGATCAATCTCATTTGAATCTCTGGTCTGTTGAAGGCGCACAAGAGATGAATAGAGGCCATTCTCATTAGCAATGAGCTCATCATGGGGTCCCAGCTCCATAACCTCACCGGACTGCATGACAACAATTATGTCAGCATTGCGGATAGTGGATAGACGATGTGCAATTATGATAGTAGTCCGGCCCATAGATGCCATGTCTAGGGCCTCCTGTACAATGCGCTCTGACTCAGTGTCCAATGCACTAGTGGCTTCATCAAGGAGTAGGATCTTGGGTGACTTCAGGATTGCTCTGGCAATAGCAATTCTCTGCTTCTGCCCTCCAGACATTTGGACACCGCGCTCTCCCACCTGTTGTTTTATTTCAAACTAGGTTATCACTAGGGTTGGAATGCTTATAAGCTAAACATTCTTGAAATTCTTAACGATATGTGCAAGATATTGACATGAACACTAAATTGATGGGTTGTATAGACAATATGAAAGCGTCATTATGGTAAGTATATTATTATCTTGTTTCAGCTCATTTGATTGTTAGAAGTGAGCATTCTACCCTTTATTGCTAACCACAAACAAACATAATCATGGACAATTGATAAGATCGTACTTCTTAAACTGTGAGATAATGTTGGCTTGCCATGTCTCCTTGTTGTTTCATAAAGATCTCTAAAATCTTTGTGCAACATTAAATACTTCCCTAGATTATTGAGTTACAAGGCAGCAGATTGCTATTATCCTCCTACAGATATAATCCAGAATTCCAGATCATACTCTTACTTGTAATAATACCCTGTTCCTTTACCCACGTCAAAACCCTGCTTTACAACTGATTGAAAACACTTGAGAATCAGTAGTAAACAAATACTAGTAACCACTCTTTAGGGGGGATGTGCACATCAGGTTATCTTGATTCCTTAGTTCATTTCTTCAGTAgttatatatttataagtaCAGTATTTTAAACACTTCAACTGGTATTCTGCATTATTGATATGGACCATATTCTTTCAGATTTATCttctaggaaaaaaattatgctTCCTATCGAATAAAAAAGAAGTCAGGTGACAAAACATCTATACAAGTAGAAACATACAAGGTAATTTTTATCAGCACCAAAGGGCCTGTTCTTTATTTGTACGAGTTAATATAAACCATCTATATGTGTCCTTCAATTTAATATTAGACCTACGACAGTACACATGTGAACGTACATGCTCTGGAAAAGCTTGGTGAAGTAATAGTTGCACAATACGGAGTACTATTTACCACTGGATACTGTCATTTTGTAGAACTCTTTCCTGTCTTGTTCCTATGAGTTCTTGAACAATTAAAACGAAAGTTCTCAGCTACAAAGTTCCTGAAGTTGTTATTGTCAAACTCACAACAATGCAGATATTAGTTGTTAGATATCTGACGGTGGATATTATTCGGGTCATCTTGTTAACAGGTTTGGCCACATGCTCAGTGCCCCACAGCAGGTTTGCACAAAGTAGATATTACTAGTGGTGGGGTCAAACCAATGTTTCAAGGTTTACATGCATGCCACTTAGGATCTGTATCATTAGAGCTATTTCTATTATCAGGTCGGGGGCTGCATGTCACATAAGTCCTATGTTGGAACAGcaagtagcaaaaaaaaaaaagatataatcTTTTCCCATCATAAGGTTAGGTTCTTTCAAGTATTAGTTTGCATTGGCAGCAAAGGAACATATAAAAACTACTTCctacatttcaaaatataagccaTATATGGTTCGTTTCATTAGAAAAAAAGTGACCAACAGTAACTCGATCTATCACGGAGttggatataatttttttgacagAAAATAGAACTTATTAGATTCATATTCAAAGGTACTTACTTAATTATGATTATGCTTTTGTATCACATAATGATATTCTAATAGGGTGGTAATTGTTGGTCAAAACCTTTTACATAAATAATAGCCAGTAACTAGCAGGTCTGCTGGGGAATTGGTCTGGTGGAGAGGAACTATATATGCTGAAGCAGCGGCACCGATGATTGCACCACCAGTACCACAAGTTATattataggtcatagactgccctcacagaccaacacaagtcttttctgcacactttgtcctcactcgtaaGAATTTCCCGATTGGTCACccagactgccctcacagaccaacataagtcttttctgcacactttgtcctcactcgtaaGAATTTCCCGATTGGTCACccagactgccctcacagaccaacacaagtcttttctgcacactttgtcctcactcgtaaGAATTTCCCGATTGGTCAACTTGTTgttatgagtattctattaatcctattaagccctgggctaGGATGTTACATCCtattaagagagatcgacgcccccgtcgatcaactccaggccaggaacgtcccctcttggccacgtccgtgtgtccagtgccaTGATGTGTGACCATTCCGGGTCCACACCAGCACGCTTAACCCAGAGTTCTTTCGAGATTAGCTTCCGGAAAAGATGTTGCAACTtattggtatgagtattctattaatcctattaagccctgggctaGGATGTTACACATGTACCTTACATTATGGATATATAGCTATGCTATGTTAACCATGTTGATCTTTCTTTATTAGACGAGACTAACGATCCAGTGCCCGATCCAGACGTGCAAAAATGCAAAatcactttaaactatttttttaaaattatttatccaaatcatgatctgattgcaccattaaattcgttgcaattaaatcttcaaaataagaccgcacatggatatattccgacaaatttttttaagcttattattgaattattatttttaaatgttgtacgatgttccaccaagtatattggaattgtttcactaagtagatcgaaaatgtttcaatcgtttaaatcgggcgttgtttcacattatataaaaacaatgtttcagcaaatagcgaaagaatatttcagtttactgcaatattagatctatacatagtaaaacattgtgattacactaggtgaaacaatttttggtggaacaaaaaatgaaacgaattcccttaatagagggtttccaaaatatatgggtaattttttgcaaaagaatatttcgtTCATTAcaacattagatttatacatagtgaaacattatgagtacactaggtgaaacatttttggtggaacaaaaatgaaacgaattcccttaagggtttccaaaatatgtgggtgatttgctgcaaaagaatattttaattcactgcaacattagaccTATACATattgaaacattgtgagtacactaggtgaaacatttttttgagACACGTGGTGGGGCCAGGGGAAGGTGCGCAcgtgagggggggggggggggggggagggcccGATCGTGCTCCACCCCCGCCGGTCGCTCGGGCCTGAGCATTTTCGTTCTTTATTGATTACATATCTACACAATCATTCACCTAGCCATCGGTAAGCTCTCAGCAATACATTGGTCTCGTGGCCGATACCCTCATCTTTAATTTCTTAAATTTTGGCTTCACCACTAACCGTAATTATGATTTTCTTATTGCTTTGATGGCAAATTTTCGTATTTTTGTACGAATAACAGTAACATAATCAAAGATTTCTTTTCTCAGATTGATTAACAATAGAAATTGATGCTAATAAATTCTAAGGAAGATTCTGGTGGAATTGCTATCGAAGACTGATTGATTACCTGTGTATCGTAGCCTTGCGGCAGCTGGGAGATGAAGTTGTGGGCGTTGGCCGCCTTGGCCGCGgcgaccacctcctccgccgtggCGTCCTCCTTTCCGAACAGGATGTTCTCCCTGATGCTGGTGGCGAACAGCGCCGGCTCCTGGCTCACCAGCCCCATCTGCGCTCGCAGCCACTTTAGCCGGAGCCTCCGGATGTCCACGCCGTCGACTGTCACCTCGCCGGCCGACGGGTCGTAGAACCGCTCCAGCAGCGCGATCACCGTCGACTTGCCGGACCCGCTGCCGCCAACTAGTGCCACAGTGCGCCCCGCCGGCACACGGAGGCTGAAGCTGACGAAGATGGGGCTCTCTGGCCGTGAGGGGTAGCAGAAGTCCACGTTCCGGAACTCCACCTCACCGGCGACGTTGGCCAGCTCCTCGCCGGTGTCGCTCTCGGAGTCGATCTTCGGCACTCGCCGGATCACCTCCAGGATCCTCTCCGCCGCCAAGCTCGCCTCCAATAAGAACTTCAAGCTCGACAGAGCTGAACCCAGCGCACTGCAATCGCATGCATGTCAGAGCGAGGCGTTCGACGTCTAAGAATTAATTGTACATATATAGTATGTGGATGGTGTTACGCACAGGCCGCCACGGATGGTGACGAAGGAGACGGCGAAGACGGTGCCACCCTGGTATCCATGGTACATGACGAGGCGGCTGCCGTACCAGACATTGAAGGCCAAGATGGCGAAGGCGATGCCGTTGCTGCCGATGGCGACGCCCTTGGCGAGCCCCTGCTTGAGCCCGAGCCGCACCGACTCCTCCAGCGCCGCCGAGAACTGAGCCATGGTGGTCCGCTCCGCCACGAACGAGTACACCGTCCGCACCGACGATATGGCTTGCTCAGCGATGGCACCAGCGTGGGTGTACTGCTCCCTGCTCCGGCGAGCGAGGCCGATGACGACGCCGCCATATATGAAACCCGGGATGATGAGCAGAAGCACCGATGGCAGCGCCGGTAGCACGAGCTTCCACATCAGCGCGAACCCGACGCCGTAGCTGCCGGCGAACAAGGCGGCGTTCATCACGAAGTTGGGTATCTTCTCACTCAAAACGTCCTGCACCACCGTGGTGTCGTTGGACATGCCGGTGATCACCTCCGCCGTCGAGCCCTTTTTCAGGTCCAAGTACTCCATGTCTTGCCGGAGTACCGCGCGAAGGTACCGTGCCCGCATCCGTGACACCTGCCGCTCCGCTGTCCGAGCCCAGCAATACCCCTCTGAACACACGCACACACCACTTGCGCTTGGTGAGTGAGTCATCTTTTAACGGGTGGTGAAACTACATTTGTCACAGATCACGAGTTATCtgtgagtcatctgtgacgggtagTGTTGGTTTTAGGTCGACACAGATATATTTGTCGGTCCGTTGCCTTGACACGTTACAGATGACATGTGTGACCCTGCAGCTTCATCTTGTTTTGCTATTGGTTTAAGTTTGATCGATTACTATTGGTTTGTATTTAAGTgaaattatttctttaatttttctatatttatacaTCAAAATCAAGATTAGATTTATAAGGgtgtttttttatgaaactgTGGGTCCAGCCTACCCCACAACTTATGCATCATAAATCTGCCACTGGATAAGTTCATCTGCGATCAGTCACACCGACCCAtattagatactccctccgtcctataatataagagattttaactttttgtttgtaatgttcgactatttgtcttattcaaaaaattttagaattattatttattttatttgtgacttactt
This region includes:
- the LOC127761649 gene encoding putative multidrug resistance protein, whose protein sequence is MGGEGGGGGGGGKAKTKAKPVLVSFMTVFVHADKVDVVLMVLGLLGAIANGISMPVMLLTFSHVYNDLGHGTDIVGQQFGSKVNMNARNLVFLAAGLWVMAFLEGYCWARTAERQVSRMRARYLRAVLRQDMEYLDLKKGSTAEVITGMSNDTTVVQDVLSEKIPNFVMNAALFAGSYGVGFALMWKLVLPALPSVLLLIIPGFIYGGVVIGLARRSREQYTHAGAIAEQAISSVRTVYSFVAERTTMAQFSAALEESVRLGLKQGLAKGVAIGSNGIAFAILAFNVWYGSRLVMYHGYQGGTVFAVSFVTIRGGLALGSALSSLKFLLEASLAAERILEVIRRVPKIDSESDTGEELANVAGEVEFRNVDFCYPSRPESPIFVSFSLRVPAGRTVALVGGSGSGKSTVIALLERFYDPSAGEVTVDGVDIRRLRLKWLRAQMGLVSQEPALFATSIRENILFGKEDATAEEVVAAAKAANAHNFISQLPQGYDTQVGERGVQMSGGQKQRIAIARAILKSPKILLLDEATSALDTESERIVQEALDMASMGRTTIIIAHRLSTIRNADIIVVMQSGEVMELGPHDELIANENGLYSSLVRLQQTRDSNEIDQICVTGSTSAVEQSNIHIMTRRFSTVSRSSSARSLGDARDADNTKKQKLPVPSFRRLLMLNAPEWKQSLMGGFSAILFGGIQPTYSYTLGSMISAYFLTDHAEIKDKTRTNALIFLGLAVLSFFLNIGQHYNFGAMGEYLTKRIKEQMLAKILTFEIGWFDHDKNSSGALCSQLAKDANIVRSLVGDQMALMIETISTILIGYTMGLIIAWRLALFMIVMQPPIIVCFYVRRVLFKSMSEKSKYAQAKSSKLAAEAVSNLQTVTAFSSQERILRLFNQAQDGARKESIRQSWFAGLGLGTPMSLMICTWALELWYCGRLVADHQITNTELFQTFYILINTCRVTEEAGSMTTDLAKGADAVASVFSILDRETEIDPNNPHGYKPEKLKGEVDIRGVDFSYPSRPDVIIFKGFTLSIQPGKSTAIVGKSGSGKSTIIGLIERFYDPIRGSVKIDGRDIKAYNLRYLRRHIGLVSQEPTLFAGTIRENIVYGIDIASEVEIEDAARSANAHDFISNLKDGYDTLCGERGVQLSGGQKQRIAIARAILKNPAILLLDEATSALDSQSEKVVQEALDRVMVGRTSVVVAHRLSIIQKCDLITVLEKGTIVEKGTHTSLMTKGFSGTYFSLVSLQQAGNQQVQL